A part of Paenibacillus sp. sptzw28 genomic DNA contains:
- a CDS encoding DUF3502 domain-containing protein: MATVKRLSIMLLMMAMIVSLAACGGDNKGADGNSTGSANSGGKTSTDDGKIDTSKFETITYVVLGDKPKNGQLEKVMAKVNAIMKEKINAELQFKWVEWADWQTKYNLLLASGEPLDLITIGTDWLDTWGNAQRGAFLPLNDLLPKYAPQTWAEVPQEDWDQSKYKKDIVLIPENHFTQWVNHGIFYRGDWAKEFGIDKPITDFETLGKYFQGVKDNKKVIPWDVNGTNGALYGGFAAAYTDNIELPISTGYANVFYGKSYDERYTVDSPIFNDDFIKFATMMKEWGDKGYWREDVLNYKGDTRTELQAGQTGADQHHTQTFKGLRVQMDKKQPGSELQMFAFSDTRGNLISMPITHGGTSVGAHSKHPERALMAYELIRQNEEIYHLINYGIEGVQYEIKDGKRDLPAGYDETRDKFYTDFWGGRVDRFEIPSVNDWDQIGEIYKKYDAIKKPFPYGKFVFDKTAVDPYMTAISQVIGEKMPAIIYGKAGDPVKAVNDLRDKLKAAGYDKVKDEIQRQLDEYKKLDQG; encoded by the coding sequence ATGGCAACAGTAAAGCGTTTATCAATCATGCTTCTGATGATGGCAATGATCGTCAGTCTGGCGGCATGCGGCGGCGACAACAAGGGAGCGGATGGAAATTCGACCGGAAGTGCGAACTCAGGCGGCAAAACATCCACCGACGACGGTAAAATCGACACCTCGAAATTCGAGACGATTACGTATGTTGTGCTTGGCGACAAACCTAAGAACGGCCAGCTTGAGAAAGTAATGGCGAAGGTCAATGCCATCATGAAAGAGAAAATCAATGCCGAGCTCCAGTTCAAATGGGTGGAATGGGCTGACTGGCAAACCAAATACAATCTGCTTCTTGCCTCGGGCGAGCCGCTTGACCTGATCACGATCGGAACCGACTGGCTTGATACGTGGGGCAATGCGCAGCGGGGAGCTTTCCTTCCATTGAACGACCTGCTGCCGAAATACGCACCGCAAACATGGGCGGAAGTTCCGCAAGAGGATTGGGATCAAAGCAAATACAAGAAGGATATCGTCTTGATTCCGGAAAACCACTTCACGCAATGGGTCAACCACGGTATCTTCTACCGCGGCGACTGGGCGAAGGAATTCGGCATCGACAAGCCGATCACGGACTTCGAAACGTTGGGAAAATACTTCCAAGGCGTCAAGGACAACAAGAAAGTCATCCCGTGGGATGTTAACGGAACGAACGGCGCGCTGTACGGCGGCTTCGCTGCGGCTTACACGGACAATATCGAGCTTCCGATTTCGACAGGTTATGCGAACGTGTTCTATGGCAAATCCTATGACGAGCGTTATACGGTAGACAGCCCGATCTTCAACGATGATTTCATCAAGTTTGCTACGATGATGAAGGAATGGGGAGACAAAGGCTACTGGCGCGAAGACGTGCTGAACTACAAAGGCGACACCCGTACCGAGCTGCAAGCCGGACAAACCGGAGCGGATCAACACCATACGCAAACCTTCAAAGGGCTGCGCGTCCAAATGGACAAAAAACAGCCGGGCTCCGAGCTGCAAATGTTCGCATTCTCCGATACGCGCGGCAACCTGATCTCCATGCCGATTACGCACGGCGGCACGTCGGTCGGCGCGCACAGCAAGCATCCTGAACGCGCGCTGATGGCCTATGAGCTGATCCGCCAGAACGAGGAGATTTACCATCTGATCAACTACGGCATAGAAGGCGTGCAGTATGAGATTAAAGACGGCAAGCGTGATCTACCAGCCGGCTATGATGAGACCCGCGACAAATTTTATACCGACTTCTGGGGCGGGCGTGTAGACAGGTTCGAGATCCCGAGCGTTAATGATTGGGACCAAATCGGCGAGATCTACAAAAAATACGATGCTATTAAAAAGCCTTTCCCATATGGTAAATTCGTATTCGATAAAACGGCTGTAGATCCGTATATGACGGCAATCTCGCAAGTAATCGGCGAGAAAATGCCTGCAATTATATACGGCAAAGCGGGAGATCCGGTCAAAGCGGTTAACGATCTTCGCGACAAGCTGAAAGCAGCGGGCTACGACAAAGTGAAAGATGAAATTCAACGCCAGCTTGATGAATACAAGAAGCTGGACCAAGGCTAA
- a CDS encoding beta-galactosidase — MSMNMMESDSALSIQWAPDSFRINGKPEIILCASLFYFRIARAEWRSRMEQAKAFGYNAIDVYFPWNYHEKREGEWDFSGERDIEDFLKTAAEVGLWIIARPGPYICSEWDGGALPAYLFAKEGMTLRDNDPAFLHEVSRWFDRILPLIQRYELGRGGTVIAVQLDNELDFYDCSDPHGYIAALRDMALNHGIQVPLIACAGQGGLREASGFAEGVVPTCNFYPNDLDPEFEQKVTAYKNELAARGLPLLVTETNRSHFLLRRLLSCGTKLLGPYLQVSGTNFGFTNATNNWGKPLAFMTSDYDFYGMVSPEGRIRDEAYEGRMLHRIIQAYGSSLAEGKPALNLSMVVGGTKNTAVRQSLELKQGGNLLFVTNVGNQTEEISLRPGSVQKDIKRVCPAGECAILPIDVPLGTWGLSGTLLYATAELTDVKQTSSRTVMVFHTERAGEIAIRLDERYEAETDTSNMWLTEEGDLLTISFTADCISTCRIQLNGGHLLELIGMKRTDALLLEEINESGNIVVGDKKTYDLEPRTMENAWSTSRIDPSASMSGGSPIALDKADFLENQGFYRGYAWYEASYKYPAHESLQGVLIRQGSDVVSLYNGLRYIDTVTPGGGSRYVPVSASGNAYDAGNVENTGKKGGNGGSGGRSGQFNARVEIWGHTNFDDARLPGLRLNARKGLTGLTAVTDAKNITSNWRVLRTNTRELQAELIDPGLDDRHWPLVSFGNWMSPDHPAFEYYRRSFRAGEDADSWTLHFQGLQAVARVFVNGMEIANANPFDPYLDISAFVTPGETVHISVFLERVLGLPAGNVLVYEGSAAAEWKLSAAEEPELLRHAAGSRIESVLTEMPLMLEPGEMCWLYGMLQDSNDGAGWRVFVRGSNMKLTIFFNGQLVGRLWTPGGEARPVMTGGDPDSFYLPGAWFCEEEGKEGNELTIMLEAVVAGATSVLEGLAFIPTVTQILKEKGGTAG, encoded by the coding sequence ATGAGCATGAATATGATGGAATCGGATTCTGCGTTATCCATACAATGGGCACCCGATTCCTTTCGTATCAACGGCAAGCCCGAAATTATCCTTTGCGCGTCACTCTTCTATTTCCGCATCGCAAGGGCGGAGTGGCGAAGCCGGATGGAACAGGCCAAAGCGTTCGGCTACAACGCAATCGATGTGTACTTCCCGTGGAATTACCACGAGAAACGCGAAGGTGAGTGGGATTTTAGCGGGGAACGGGATATCGAGGACTTTCTGAAGACCGCCGCTGAGGTCGGGTTATGGATCATCGCACGTCCCGGACCATACATTTGCTCTGAATGGGATGGCGGGGCGCTTCCGGCCTATTTATTTGCCAAGGAAGGTATGACGCTCCGGGATAACGATCCCGCCTTTCTGCACGAAGTTTCCAGATGGTTTGACCGGATTTTACCGCTTATTCAGCGGTATGAGCTTGGCCGGGGAGGTACGGTGATCGCCGTTCAGCTTGACAACGAGCTCGACTTTTACGATTGCAGCGATCCCCATGGGTACATAGCGGCCTTGCGGGACATGGCGCTGAACCACGGCATTCAAGTTCCTCTCATTGCTTGTGCCGGGCAAGGCGGACTGCGTGAGGCATCGGGATTCGCGGAGGGTGTGGTGCCTACTTGCAATTTCTATCCCAATGACCTCGACCCGGAGTTTGAGCAGAAAGTAACGGCTTATAAGAACGAGCTTGCAGCTAGAGGACTTCCTCTGCTTGTGACGGAGACGAACCGTTCACACTTTCTGCTGCGGCGTCTGCTCTCCTGCGGAACGAAGCTGCTCGGACCCTACCTTCAGGTGTCCGGCACCAACTTCGGCTTTACGAATGCAACGAACAATTGGGGAAAGCCGCTTGCGTTTATGACTTCGGATTATGATTTCTACGGAATGGTTTCGCCGGAAGGGCGGATACGGGACGAGGCGTACGAAGGGCGTATGCTGCACCGAATCATTCAGGCTTACGGCAGCTCGCTTGCCGAGGGGAAACCGGCCTTGAACCTGAGCATGGTTGTCGGCGGCACGAAGAATACGGCGGTGAGACAGAGTCTGGAGCTGAAACAGGGCGGTAACCTGCTGTTCGTCACGAATGTCGGTAACCAAACTGAAGAAATCAGTCTTCGGCCAGGTTCGGTTCAGAAGGATATCAAGAGAGTTTGTCCTGCCGGGGAGTGTGCGATACTTCCGATCGACGTGCCCCTTGGCACATGGGGGCTTTCCGGAACGCTCCTTTATGCGACAGCCGAGCTGACCGACGTGAAGCAGACTTCCTCCCGGACCGTCATGGTGTTTCATACGGAGCGCGCAGGTGAGATTGCCATACGGCTTGATGAACGGTACGAGGCCGAGACGGACACGAGTAATATGTGGCTAACCGAAGAGGGAGATTTACTGACGATTTCTTTCACGGCCGATTGCATATCGACGTGCCGGATTCAATTGAACGGGGGACATCTCCTCGAGCTGATCGGGATGAAACGAACGGATGCGCTGCTCCTTGAGGAGATCAATGAAAGCGGAAACATAGTAGTAGGGGATAAAAAAACGTACGACCTTGAACCCCGTACCATGGAGAACGCTTGGAGCACCAGCCGAATTGATCCGTCGGCTTCTATGTCGGGAGGATCGCCGATTGCTCTCGATAAAGCGGATTTTCTCGAAAATCAAGGCTTTTACCGAGGGTACGCCTGGTATGAAGCGTCATATAAGTATCCTGCCCATGAGTCGCTGCAGGGTGTGCTTATTCGACAGGGGAGCGACGTGGTTTCGCTCTACAACGGATTGCGCTACATCGATACGGTCACACCAGGTGGCGGCAGCCGTTATGTACCGGTAAGCGCCAGCGGCAATGCATACGATGCCGGGAACGTCGAAAACACAGGCAAGAAGGGCGGCAATGGCGGTTCAGGCGGTCGATCAGGCCAATTTAACGCACGGGTGGAAATATGGGGACACACGAACTTTGACGATGCCCGGCTGCCCGGCCTGCGGCTGAATGCGCGTAAAGGCCTCACTGGGTTGACAGCGGTTACAGATGCGAAGAACATTACCTCGAACTGGCGGGTGTTGCGCACGAATACGCGTGAGCTTCAAGCGGAATTGATCGATCCCGGCTTAGACGACAGACATTGGCCGCTTGTAAGCTTTGGCAATTGGATGTCTCCGGATCATCCCGCGTTTGAGTATTACCGGAGAAGCTTCCGGGCCGGAGAGGATGCCGATTCGTGGACGCTTCATTTTCAAGGGCTGCAAGCTGTGGCACGAGTATTTGTAAACGGCATGGAGATTGCAAATGCGAATCCGTTCGACCCCTACCTGGATATCAGTGCTTTTGTGACACCGGGCGAAACCGTTCATATCTCAGTTTTTCTCGAGCGGGTGCTGGGGCTGCCGGCCGGTAACGTGCTTGTCTATGAAGGAAGCGCGGCCGCCGAGTGGAAGCTTTCCGCTGCGGAGGAGCCGGAGCTGCTGCGGCATGCAGCCGGCAGTCGGATTGAATCCGTTTTAACGGAGATGCCGCTAATGCTTGAGCCTGGCGAAATGTGCTGGCTGTATGGCATGCTGCAGGATTCGAATGATGGTGCCGGCTGGCGCGTATTCGTTCGAGGGAGCAATATGAAGCTTACAATATTCTTCAACGGCCAGCTGGTTGGACGATTGTGGACCCCCGGAGGCGAAGCGCGGCCGGTCATGACAGGCGGCGACCCGGATTCCTTTTACTTGCCGGGTGCATGGTTCTGCGAAGAAGAAGGCAAGGAAGGCAATGAGCTGACCATTATGCTGGAAGCGGTTGTGGCAGGGGCAACTTCCGTTCTTGAAGGATTGGCATTCATTCCCACAGTCACACAGATTCTGAAAGAGAAGGGAGGAACAGCCGGATGA
- a CDS encoding spore germination protein GerPB translates to MNLFVHQNIVIHSLKVEGISNSSVLQIGSAGIIKPLAQLFNTGGFTQPAPPAGPQPGAAVHSPIPFIPLTPLSQP, encoded by the coding sequence ATGAATTTATTCGTTCACCAGAATATTGTCATTCATAGTCTGAAGGTTGAGGGGATATCGAATTCCTCTGTTCTCCAAATCGGGAGCGCAGGCATAATAAAACCGCTCGCACAGCTTTTTAATACGGGAGGGTTTACTCAGCCCGCACCGCCGGCGGGACCGCAGCCGGGTGCTGCAGTTCATTCGCCCATTCCGTTTATTCCGTTGACACCTCTATCCCAGCCTTAA
- a CDS encoding sugar ABC transporter permease: protein MKSIAEPAVLTNTREQSKNSRFRRFWNNKTLILMCLPAIVFFIIFAYLPMPGLYLAFINYNYTDGIFKSAFVGFDNFRFLVMTGDLWRLTFNTVAYNLAFIVLGNFLQIFVAILLNELRKKWFKKLSQTIMFLPFFISFVIIGLIAYNILSYDYGLLNVILTSLGADPVKTYSNPSIWPFIIIITFLWQSTGYGSIVYFAAIMGLDSEVVEASEIDGANALQRIRYIVLPWLKPTFIILLLFSLGGVLRGNFGLFYNLVGANNTALYATTDIIETYVFRSLMNNFNFSMGSAVSLYQSVFGFIVVITANWLVKKFSPDNTLF from the coding sequence ATGAAATCAATTGCTGAACCCGCCGTTTTAACGAATACCCGGGAGCAGAGCAAAAACTCGCGTTTCAGGAGGTTCTGGAACAACAAGACGCTCATTCTGATGTGTTTGCCGGCCATCGTATTCTTTATTATTTTCGCATATCTGCCGATGCCAGGCCTTTATCTGGCTTTCATTAATTACAACTATACGGACGGCATCTTCAAAAGTGCGTTCGTCGGCTTTGATAATTTCCGGTTTCTCGTAATGACCGGAGATCTCTGGCGGCTTACCTTCAATACGGTCGCTTACAACCTTGCGTTCATCGTGCTCGGCAATTTTCTTCAAATCTTTGTGGCAATTTTGCTCAACGAGCTGAGGAAGAAATGGTTCAAGAAGCTGTCCCAGACCATTATGTTTCTGCCTTTCTTCATTTCATTCGTCATCATTGGCTTGATCGCTTACAACATTCTGAGCTATGACTACGGTTTGCTCAATGTCATCCTGACATCACTCGGGGCGGATCCGGTGAAAACCTACTCCAACCCAAGCATCTGGCCCTTCATTATCATTATTACGTTCTTATGGCAGTCGACCGGCTACGGATCCATTGTATATTTCGCAGCTATAATGGGGCTGGACAGCGAGGTGGTTGAGGCTTCGGAAATCGATGGCGCCAACGCCCTTCAGCGCATCCGGTATATCGTTCTCCCATGGCTGAAGCCGACGTTTATCATTCTTCTGCTGTTCTCGCTCGGCGGTGTTCTGCGAGGCAACTTCGGGTTGTTTTACAACCTGGTCGGAGCCAACAACACGGCGCTGTATGCGACCACGGATATTATTGAGACGTACGTGTTCCGTTCGCTTATGAACAATTTCAACTTCTCCATGGGCAGCGCGGTCAGCTTGTACCAGTCCGTATTCGGTTTTATCGTTGTCATTACCGCCAACTGGCTGGTGAAGAAGTTCTCGCCTGACAATACGTTATTTTAA
- a CDS encoding spore germination protein: MPAIVGAINVNSVSGVLNIGDVGTIAPSSFNKTFAGGGSFNSGETLNINNSPSVINIYGSDAYEQRIIVPERSDREVRRP, from the coding sequence ATGCCGGCTATTGTGGGTGCGATTAATGTGAACAGTGTAAGTGGAGTCTTAAATATAGGCGATGTCGGAACGATAGCGCCGAGCAGCTTTAACAAAACATTTGCCGGAGGCGGATCGTTTAATTCCGGTGAGACCCTAAACATCAATAATTCCCCCAGCGTAATTAATATTTACGGTTCCGATGCTTACGAACAAAGGATCATTGTACCGGAACGTTCGGATCGGGAGGTTAGACGGCCATGA
- a CDS encoding Hsp20/alpha crystallin family protein: protein MDDSKNSPPKGEFNWQNFKKVWGNDFPFNIHEKMDDLSWVDKYVQDAMTQFLPKPVSIKSQTKKNLQMEIFETHKNVIVKLHFSEEEVRNITVFAGINRIKLEGLPGNTRKIIKLTTYVIPESCSAVFRNGILQLHMRKQALDDYFQEIDIKFPK, encoded by the coding sequence ATGGACGATTCCAAAAACAGCCCGCCAAAAGGAGAGTTTAATTGGCAAAATTTCAAAAAGGTGTGGGGCAATGATTTTCCCTTTAATATTCATGAGAAAATGGACGATTTGTCCTGGGTCGACAAATACGTTCAGGATGCTATGACGCAGTTTTTACCAAAACCGGTATCCATCAAATCACAAACAAAGAAAAACCTGCAGATGGAGATTTTCGAAACTCACAAAAATGTTATCGTCAAATTGCATTTCTCCGAAGAAGAGGTCAGAAATATAACGGTATTTGCCGGTATCAACAGAATCAAGCTGGAGGGGCTGCCCGGCAACACCAGGAAGATCATCAAGCTCACCACTTATGTCATTCCGGAAAGCTGCTCAGCCGTGTTCAGAAACGGGATTTTACAGCTGCATATGCGAAAACAAGCACTGGACGATTACTTTCAAGAGATCGACATCAAATTTCCAAAATAA
- a CDS encoding helix-turn-helix domain-containing protein encodes MSVNNYIPKEPVSIDCNVEKTLNVIGGKWAFLVLRELFCEKKRFGELQRCIPSVSPRALTSTLRHLEEHGVLERHVYPTVPVTVEYSLTPKGIDLHQILKEMKLWAAKWT; translated from the coding sequence ATGTCCGTAAATAACTATATTCCGAAGGAACCGGTTTCCATTGATTGCAATGTTGAAAAAACGCTTAATGTTATTGGCGGCAAATGGGCATTTCTCGTGCTCCGTGAGCTCTTCTGCGAGAAAAAAAGATTCGGCGAGCTTCAGCGCTGCATTCCTTCAGTCAGTCCGCGCGCGCTGACCAGCACGCTTCGCCATCTCGAGGAACACGGAGTGCTGGAACGCCATGTGTACCCCACAGTACCGGTGACGGTCGAGTACTCATTAACGCCCAAGGGTATTGATTTGCACCAAATTCTGAAAGAGATGAAGCTCTGGGCGGCCAAGTGGACTTAA
- a CDS encoding spore gernimation protein GerPD → MMKMTVVNKRIKIGDIEIVGLGSSSVVLVGDTESIITSSYFDTPADSLIFSPHVPFKPLETRREITNNGT, encoded by the coding sequence ATGATGAAAATGACGGTTGTGAACAAACGCATCAAAATCGGGGATATCGAGATCGTGGGGTTAGGCAGTTCATCCGTCGTATTGGTCGGAGATACGGAATCCATCATCACTTCCTCCTACTTCGATACACCGGCTGATTCGTTGATTTTCAGTCCTCATGTTCCCTTCAAACCACTGGAAACGCGACGCGAGATAACAAATAACGGCACCTGA
- a CDS encoding aldo/keto reductase family protein, which translates to MNYRKLGGSGLKVSEISLGSWLTYGGYVERENAVKAIHTAYDLGVNFFDTANVYEQGVAEILLGETIKSFPRESYVLATKAYWPMGEGPNDRGLSRKHVIEQCHASLKRLNVEYVDIFYCHRYDTETPLYETLRAIDDLIRQGKVLYAGVSEWTASQMAEGLAIADRYLLDRIIVNQPIYNMFERYIEKEVIPFAERNGIGQVVFSPLAQGVLTGKYSSANDVPADSRAARLEWVRKGLTEDRLAKVRALSGVAAKLGIPVGQLALAWILRQPNVASALVGASRPEQIEENVKAVGFVLSDDVKEQIEHIFN; encoded by the coding sequence ATGAATTACCGCAAGCTGGGCGGCAGCGGTTTGAAAGTAAGCGAGATCAGTCTTGGAAGCTGGCTTACTTATGGCGGATACGTTGAGCGCGAGAACGCAGTTAAAGCAATACATACCGCTTATGACTTAGGGGTTAATTTCTTTGATACGGCAAATGTGTACGAGCAGGGAGTTGCGGAAATATTGCTTGGTGAGACGATCAAATCGTTTCCGCGCGAGTCCTATGTTCTGGCGACAAAAGCCTATTGGCCGATGGGTGAAGGTCCCAACGACCGGGGCTTGTCGCGCAAACATGTGATCGAGCAGTGTCATGCGAGCTTAAAGAGATTGAATGTGGAGTATGTAGACATTTTCTACTGCCACCGCTATGATACGGAGACTCCATTGTACGAGACGCTTCGTGCGATTGACGATCTCATTCGCCAGGGTAAAGTGCTGTATGCCGGTGTTAGCGAATGGACGGCCTCCCAAATGGCCGAAGGGCTCGCGATTGCAGATCGTTATCTGCTTGACCGGATCATTGTGAATCAGCCGATATACAACATGTTCGAGCGATATATCGAGAAGGAGGTCATACCGTTCGCCGAGCGAAACGGTATTGGGCAGGTCGTCTTCTCGCCGCTGGCGCAAGGCGTGCTTACAGGAAAATATTCGTCTGCGAATGACGTTCCGGCGGACAGCCGCGCGGCGAGATTGGAATGGGTCCGCAAAGGGCTGACTGAGGATAGGCTCGCGAAAGTACGGGCCCTTTCCGGCGTTGCGGCCAAGCTCGGGATCCCGGTTGGACAGCTGGCTCTTGCCTGGATTTTGCGTCAGCCCAATGTGGCGAGCGCGCTCGTGGGGGCAAGCCGCCCGGAGCAGATCGAAGAGAATGTAAAAGCCGTCGGCTTTGTACTTTCGGATGACGTAAAAGAACAAATCGAACACATTTTCAATTAG
- a CDS encoding LacI family DNA-binding transcriptional regulator — MKPVTVYDIAREANVSVATVSRVLNNTAPVKASTRERVVSLINKYQFSPNALARSLIKKETGMIGIILPDITNPFFPEVLAGLEQEARNKGYTFFLCDTGSSNQDVQAQYQRESQYLNILVEKQVDGIIMLGGRVDLVKCDPDLIKEVAEVNKRLPVVLINGNLPGASLYRVVIDESAGAAMAMQHLIDLGHREIAFIGGYKQMSNTIQRVQGYVKAMERNGLPVDKKRILQGGFSVEAGKKLMAELLKNNEHGRITAVFCANDLTAIGAIKTAVKAGLRVPEDISIIGFDDIPFAANSMPELTTISLKCTELGRMAADVLHKLITNKKVSRLTSIQPELIVRESTAPLKE, encoded by the coding sequence ATGAAACCGGTTACCGTTTACGACATTGCAAGAGAAGCCAATGTATCAGTCGCAACAGTGTCCCGCGTTCTGAACAACACCGCTCCAGTCAAAGCATCTACACGTGAACGGGTCGTATCCCTGATCAACAAATACCAATTTTCCCCGAATGCGCTTGCTCGCAGTCTGATCAAGAAGGAGACGGGCATGATCGGCATTATTTTGCCGGATATTACGAACCCGTTTTTCCCTGAGGTTCTGGCTGGTCTCGAGCAGGAAGCGAGAAATAAAGGTTATACATTCTTTCTGTGCGATACCGGCTCCTCCAACCAGGATGTGCAGGCACAATATCAGCGTGAATCGCAGTATTTAAACATTCTGGTTGAGAAACAGGTGGACGGGATCATCATGCTCGGCGGCCGTGTCGACCTGGTGAAATGCGACCCCGACCTGATCAAGGAAGTCGCGGAGGTGAACAAGCGGCTGCCTGTTGTACTGATTAACGGTAATTTGCCCGGCGCCTCGCTGTATCGGGTCGTCATTGACGAATCCGCAGGAGCGGCTATGGCTATGCAGCATCTTATTGATTTGGGCCATAGAGAAATCGCTTTCATAGGCGGCTACAAGCAAATGTCGAACACAATCCAACGAGTGCAGGGTTACGTGAAGGCGATGGAAAGAAATGGACTGCCTGTCGATAAGAAGAGGATCCTGCAGGGCGGCTTTTCCGTCGAAGCGGGAAAGAAGCTGATGGCGGAATTGTTGAAAAATAACGAGCATGGCCGTATTACCGCGGTCTTCTGTGCAAACGATCTCACTGCTATTGGAGCGATTAAAACCGCTGTAAAAGCGGGTCTTCGCGTGCCTGAGGATATTTCCATCATCGGATTTGACGATATTCCTTTTGCAGCGAACAGCATGCCGGAGCTGACGACGATCTCCCTGAAGTGCACAGAGCTCGGCCGGATGGCCGCAGATGTCCTCCATAAGCTCATTACGAACAAAAAAGTCAGCAGGCTGACTTCAATCCAGCCGGAGCTTATCGTTCGGGAAAGCACGGCGCCCCTTAAAGAGTAA
- a CDS encoding carbohydrate ABC transporter permease, which produces MEAVQKRIRTDAASVAVRAFGYVFIGLFSLCCLLPFLLVLGTSFTAEGAITKFGFNIWPREFSTFAYKIVFENPDQILGAYAVTIGITLVGTAVGLFLVAMTGYALQRPDFEYRNGISFFIYFTTLFSGGIVPFYLLMTQYLSLKDNYLAVLLPGLMSPFLIIMMKSFTKSIPHAITESAKIDGAGDFTIFMRLILPMTTPALATIGLFIALGYWNEWYHAMLFLSPDMKYRPLQLFLYNVITSADFIRNSSASSNVPLSDMPLESMKMATAVVATGPVILFYPFIQKYFIQGITVGAVKG; this is translated from the coding sequence ATGGAAGCTGTCCAAAAAAGGATACGCACGGATGCGGCATCCGTGGCGGTGCGGGCGTTCGGATATGTGTTCATCGGATTGTTCTCGCTATGCTGTTTGCTTCCTTTTCTCCTTGTGCTGGGAACTTCCTTTACAGCAGAAGGAGCTATCACGAAGTTCGGGTTTAACATCTGGCCGAGAGAATTCAGTACGTTCGCTTACAAAATTGTGTTTGAAAATCCCGATCAGATTCTCGGAGCGTATGCCGTCACGATAGGCATTACTTTGGTAGGTACCGCGGTAGGATTATTCCTCGTCGCGATGACCGGATATGCGCTTCAGCGGCCGGATTTCGAGTATCGCAACGGCATTTCCTTCTTCATTTATTTCACGACGCTGTTCTCCGGCGGTATTGTGCCGTTCTACTTGCTGATGACGCAGTATTTGAGCCTGAAGGACAATTATTTGGCCGTTCTTCTGCCTGGTTTAATGAGCCCGTTTCTCATCATCATGATGAAGAGCTTCACCAAATCGATTCCTCATGCCATAACCGAGTCCGCCAAAATTGACGGAGCGGGGGATTTTACGATCTTCATGCGTCTCATTCTGCCGATGACGACGCCGGCGCTGGCTACGATCGGTCTGTTCATTGCCCTTGGCTATTGGAACGAATGGTATCACGCGATGCTGTTCCTCTCGCCTGATATGAAATACAGGCCGCTGCAGCTGTTTCTGTATAACGTCATCACGAGTGCGGATTTTATCCGAAATTCCTCGGCTTCATCGAACGTTCCGCTGAGCGATATGCCGCTGGAATCGATGAAGATGGCAACTGCGGTTGTGGCGACAGGGCCGGTCATACTCTTCTATCCTTTTATTCAGAAGTACTTTATTCAAGGGATAACGGTTGGCGCAGTCAAAGGATAA
- the gerPC gene encoding spore germination protein GerPC translates to MPPELLRFLQQLNGYMHYQNQQIQQMDERIQGLIQEFNRFKEKYTEPPVIRNEYRFDLLKVEKLEGTLNIGINPNGAENGSDSSIEEFAIGQSMEVPSMIEKQYPQLYPGVKQQVDDYLNNGAFESLKQLENQYSHPLDDQYRKFILEDVRNQIDNRIRDYLKRIHPEEAAPKQLTYIQQSVYEDVKRDIDKTFETFLRNLLRKENGS, encoded by the coding sequence ATGCCCCCGGAATTATTACGATTTTTGCAGCAGTTGAATGGATACATGCATTATCAAAATCAACAGATCCAGCAAATGGATGAAAGGATTCAAGGCCTTATTCAGGAATTCAACAGGTTTAAAGAAAAATATACCGAGCCTCCCGTTATTCGGAATGAATACCGGTTTGATTTGTTGAAGGTGGAAAAATTAGAGGGAACGTTAAACATAGGAATCAACCCGAACGGAGCTGAGAACGGATCCGATTCGTCTATAGAAGAATTCGCCATCGGACAATCAATGGAAGTTCCGTCAATGATCGAGAAACAGTATCCACAGTTATATCCGGGTGTTAAGCAGCAGGTTGACGATTATTTAAACAACGGCGCTTTCGAGTCGCTCAAGCAATTGGAAAATCAATACAGCCACCCGCTGGATGACCAATATCGCAAGTTTATTTTGGAGGACGTGAGAAATCAAATTGATAATCGAATCCGCGATTATTTGAAACGTATCCATCCCGAAGAAGCGGCACCGAAACAATTAACATATATTCAGCAATCGGTTTATGAGGATGTAAAACGGGATATTGATAAAACGTTCGAAACATTTTTGAGAAACTTGCTCCGAAAGGAGAATGGATCATAA